Proteins from a genomic interval of Excalfactoria chinensis isolate bCotChi1 chromosome 21, bCotChi1.hap2, whole genome shotgun sequence:
- the MPZL2 gene encoding myelin protein zero-like protein 2 isoform X2, translating into MPSPTWLGAVLVLGVQLQALWPVAAIEVYTSKEVVAVNGTNPRLKCTFSSSSPISPLLSVTWNFQPEDLSSHEPVFYYLKEPYTPSAGRFKGRVTWDGNIERYDVSIIIWNLQPTDNGTFTCQVKNPRDIDGTIGEVRLRVVQKVNFSEIHFLAIAIGSACGLMIIVVIVVIACRHRRKKQQAKTIEVADTELREKEKLKNIEEKEITPLED; encoded by the exons cactgtggcCTGTTGCAGCCATAGAAGTTTATACTTCTAAGGAGGTGGTTGCTGTGAATGGAACTAACCCACGGCTCAAATGcaccttctccagcagcagccctatTAGCCCACTGCTGTCAGTGACCTGGAACTTCCAGCCCGAGGACCTGAGCTCTCATGAACCA GTATTTTATTATCTCAAGGAGCCCTACACGCCTTCTGCTGGGCGGTTCAAAGGACGAGTCACTTGGGATGGGAATATCGAGCGGTACGATGTTTCCATCATTATCTGGAATTTACAGCCCACTGACAATGGAACATTCACCTGCCAAGTGAAGAACCCACGAGACATCGATGGCACCATTGGAGAAGTTCGACTCAGAGTTGTGCAGAAAG TGAATTTCTCAGAAATCCACTTCCTTGCTATAGCCATTGGGTCTGCGTGCGGCCTGATGATCATTGTGGTGATAGTTGTGATTGCCTGTCGACATCGTCGGAAGAAACAGCAAGCGAAGACGATCGAGGTGGCAGACACGGAACT tagagaaaaagagaagctgaagaatatagaagagaaggaaatcacTCCATTAGAAGACTAG
- the MPZL2 gene encoding myelin protein zero-like protein 2 isoform X1 — protein sequence MPSPTWLGAVLVLGVQLQALWPVAAIEVYTSKEVVAVNGTNPRLKCTFSSSSPISPLLSVTWNFQPEDLSSHEPVFYYLKEPYTPSAGRFKGRVTWDGNIERYDVSIIIWNLQPTDNGTFTCQVKNPRDIDGTIGEVRLRVVQKVNFSEIHFLAIAIGSACGLMIIVVIVVIACRHRRKKQQAKTIEVADTELSREKEKLKNIEEKEITPLED from the exons cactgtggcCTGTTGCAGCCATAGAAGTTTATACTTCTAAGGAGGTGGTTGCTGTGAATGGAACTAACCCACGGCTCAAATGcaccttctccagcagcagccctatTAGCCCACTGCTGTCAGTGACCTGGAACTTCCAGCCCGAGGACCTGAGCTCTCATGAACCA GTATTTTATTATCTCAAGGAGCCCTACACGCCTTCTGCTGGGCGGTTCAAAGGACGAGTCACTTGGGATGGGAATATCGAGCGGTACGATGTTTCCATCATTATCTGGAATTTACAGCCCACTGACAATGGAACATTCACCTGCCAAGTGAAGAACCCACGAGACATCGATGGCACCATTGGAGAAGTTCGACTCAGAGTTGTGCAGAAAG TGAATTTCTCAGAAATCCACTTCCTTGCTATAGCCATTGGGTCTGCGTGCGGCCTGATGATCATTGTGGTGATAGTTGTGATTGCCTGTCGACATCGTCGGAAGAAACAGCAAGCGAAGACGATCGAGGTGGCAGACACGGAACT cagtagagaaaaagagaagctgaagaatatagaagagaaggaaatcacTCCATTAGAAGACTAG